tttttctctgaaaattactgaaatgcTGAATAACGGATAAGGTGCATTATTACTTCTTTGCTTCCACCAGGATTATATAGACCTGATGCAGGCTGTGCTGTGTTGCTAGCCTAGGTAGTTcctcagaaataaatacagaaatgccATATAAAAAATTCTACTATTCCACCTCTCTCAGACCAGTTATAACCCAGCACTAGCTTTCATGCTGGATGCAGATTTCTTTACAGAGTATGCTTAATTTCATCTTTCAACTCAGGTTTCCCACCTCAGTTTAATGGTGTGGGCTGTGCCCTTAAGGCAGCGCAGAGAGACAGTGGCTACAGCAGGAGATTAAACTTGGGTTAAACCCCTCTGAGCTGCCCATTGCCATGTAGTTTCACACAACTAGCTTAATTTCTGGTGCATCAGAAAACTCATCTGCACTAACAAGGAAAGTGAAAATTAGATGATTGCCTGAGGCTCCATTTCTATAGATATTTTGTGGGCATATCCTTACAGGCACGTGTCTATTTTATGTACTTCATATCCTTTATTctccttaaaaatatatatttttataaaataaaagaggCTTATTTCAAGTGAAATGGTGATAGTTACCTGTGCAGTTTTAAAGGACTTATTTATTCTTGGGTGCCACTTGTAAATATGCCCTTCATAATTCAGCATTAGGATTTTGAGTTTGTTCtcactttaaaatgtttgttttcagacCTCAACACTGGTCTCCCTATGGGAGCAGCTGTTTCTATTTGGAATTGAGATCCCATGGAGAAGCTGAGGAGGGGGATGGCTCTTCATATCCATGAAGCCTGGATACTTCTGTTTGTAATCCCTGCTTTGGTCACTCCAGCTGCCATCAATCATGAAGACTACCCTGCTGATGAAGGGGACCAGACCTCCAGTAATGACAACCTGATCTTTGATGACTACCGAGGGAAGGGCTGTGTGGATGACAGTGGCTTTGTGTACAAACTGGGAGAGCGTTTTTTTCCGGGACATTCCAACTGCCCCTGTGTCTGTACTGAGGATGGACCTGTTTGTGATCAACCAGAATGCCCTAAAATCCACCCAAAGTGTACAAAAGTGGAACACAATGGATGCTGTCCAGAATGCAAAGAAGTGAGAAACTTTTGTGAATATCAtgggaaaaattacaaaatcttGGAGGAATTTAAGGTATGAAACCCTTTCTTCACTATTAGTACGCTGTAAGAAATTGTATTTCTGTTGGGGACTCTCAAAGGCACTCAGtattttcttactgcttttaaTTGGTGCTGAAGCTGAAGATGTCCTTTTTAGCTTGGATGCAGGTCTGGCCAATGTGAaagccaccacctcctccctAACGTGCACTAAGCAAATGCCAGTGGTCAGCCAGAAGCCCCCATGTGAGAGGCTCTGTCTCCTATTCTGGGTAACCTCTTTTTCTCCTAGCATGAATCAGGTTGATTACCAGACTGTAAAAATGGTAGTAAACTAATACTGAGTGCTTTTCAATAATCCCTTGTGCAATTTGGATAGCAAAAAATGATGGCAGGTGCTGAGAGTTGTATATATATTCTCATAGCTGTATGAGAATGTGAGTAAGtaggtgaaaatattttcatttcagctgtgATAGGGCTGTCTAGAATAGCAGAAGATGAATTCCTGACCAGATAATCATTTTCAGTAATGACAAGGATGGGGTTTAATTTTAACGGTTGAGTTCCCGTCAGGAATGTTGTGAAGAAATCCTTCTGGaatatatcttaaaaataaGACCGGATTTTCAAAACCCATTGCCCTTTACACAACCTGCATCTCTTATGCTAATGAGTTTGATTGCATGTTTTCAGTTCTGCTAAGGAAAATAGCATTTCACCATGAAGAACAAGGTCTGCAAAAGCAATAGGTATACACAAGTCTGTTCTGGCTCTAAGATTAGTACTAAGGACAGCCTGTAGCTCTTCATGGCTGTATGCCTGTTCTCATTATACACATccctatttattttcttttctgacaatgaaaatacttttgcaTAGGCCTGTGTACTTCTCAAGTTCTCAATAACATAGATCACCATGTCCTTTCTCcctgttattttcattttcagttaaGGTAgtactttgtttctttcttctgttgtgtatggtttgtgttaatttttttatctctgtctgTAACTTCAGTCACTTGGTATGGGCAGGGCAGTTTAATATCATAGCTGCAAGGCCAAACATTTATAAGGAACATCTTATTGAGGGCCATTCTGATCAAtctgttctctgctttgctgaggAATGTGAAGATACTGGTCTTGTGAACTGCTTAAATAACAATTTCTTCTTACTGTAGGAAGACCTAGCCCAACTTCATCCCACAATCATGCTGCAGTGGTCCCTTTTTGACTGCTGTGTTGTCAGGTGGTGCTATGACCCACCTGACAACACCCAGGTATAATTTTTACACATGGTCAGGTGTCAAAAGTTATGAGGACTCTTTTTGGAGAGGTTTTAGGAAGGAGAAAGTTATAAGGACTGCTAATAGGGAGTCCTAAGATTTCAGTGGGAGAGTAATGAGCTGGATCTTCTCATGCAATACAAAAGTACCAATCTCTTTGCCTGAAAGAACTAAATGCAGTCTGATAAGGGATTAAAGAATAAAGAAGCAGAATTTAGGAGTGGAAGACTATTAGAGAGAATTGGAATTCATTGTTTGTTGTGTTCAAAAGCTGAGGGGTATTGGGTGGAAAATGAAGTCCCAGTAACCTGAGAAACACAAAGCTGCTGGTGGCATGTCCCTCTCACACACAGTAACCTTCATCCCTGGACTAATGTGAGATCCATCAGACTTAATTGAGTTGAAAGTAGAGCTTTTGACCCAGACCTGTGTTTCGCTGAGAGCTTGATACCTTGTGGAATTGGCAGAAATGGATGTTTTGGAAATCCATGTGTTTACCcagaataaatacagaaagTCTCTTGTTTCCTCTATAGTGGGAGAGATTTAGACAACTGAAGATTTCTGCACACTTCTAGGAGTgcttaaggggaaaaaaagagcatctgTGAACTATGAGTTTATAAATTGTATAGGAAAGACAGAACTTCAAGATTCAGGAAACTACTGCTATGAAGTGAAATCTTGACTTCCCTGAAGCACCCAAGCACTTTGCTGTTCATTGCAACAGAACAAAGATTTTATCTGCCATCTCCACAGAAGAAATTCTGAGCAGTTCACAGCTTGTACAGGCTCTGAGTTCAGCTCCTCCCTCATTCTGTTGAATTTATAAGGCTTGAAAACTTTCTCAAGGCCATTCCACAGACTCTCAGCCCCTCTGTCTTTGCCAAAGAGAAGAGGCTTTTTCTGGCAATCTAACTCGATAGCAAACTGCTTTCAGTAGTAACAGAGGCACTGTTTTACACACTTGATTTGCTTTTACTAATATGTGGGTACTAAATCATCATCCATAGACGTACTCATCACTGCTTGGTTGCAGCTGAAATTAGACTCTGTTTAAAAAGCTTTTGccagtgtgtctgtgtgttcaCACAAGCATTCATACTTGTGTAGCAGTATCACCAGAATTGACTCATCTTGCAGAAATGTCAACCACCTGATCTTTTACAAAttaggttgggtttttttctttcgatgatttttttttttcttgaggatATAAAAATCTTTGAGACGTTTTCACTTGGGAGACTCTTCCTGTCCTGTTTTTAGGTTTCTATTTAGGTTTGGGGTGAGAAGCCCGAATGCaatttaccctttttttttctttatttcttacCACTGACAGTAATTGTGACTCAGGGTAAAGTAGCAGTTATTAAGGCCCAtttctggaatatttatttttcttctattgaaCTGATCTCATAGCTCTGATTGCTGTGACTAGTAAGAGCCTAATATAAATAGGACAACAAGCCATTTAGCTTAGACAGATGTCCAAATGTTTATCCTTGTGACTCCAAATTATTAACACGTACAAATGAAATGCTGAACTGGAGTTCAATTGTAAATATAAACCCATTAGTAGTTTTTCTTGTATCCTTTTGTAAAAACTCCTGTCCCTGACAGATGGTTTAGTAACCCCATGTAGTATCTTTATAGTTCTTTTATGGGTCCTGGGAGATCTTTGTGGGTTTTGAGCCCCAGCTGCCTGTATGGAGCCTgcctcatcctttttttttgcctgggaCTTAGCCCTAACTTCAGATGAAGCTGTGGTTCCACCTGCAAACCCTCACAGAAAAGGTCAGCATGGTCTCCCTAATGTAAATCAAGAACCAGCTGAAACATCTTTAACACGTAGATTGCTGGTCCGTGTTCAGGATTTTGATGCATGTGGAACAGTACACGGGAGAAGGGGAGCAGGAGAGCTCTGGTAGCTTTTACTGGGatctctccatctctttcctgACCTCACTTTCTGCTTCTGTCCTTGTCAGCCTCAAATCTGCTCTCTTGGGTCTCCTCCAGTCCCTCTCAGAGTCAAATGCAGGGTGAAGAGCAGCTGTGGTGGCTGCAAGGATGGTGTGAGGGATTCAAGCCTCAAGTATCTCCATTTTCCCCAGAGAGATCTGGTGGTGGGGACTTTTGGGGTCACTTAGcagcttgcttttttctccttcacatCAGCTGTGTTTTGATTTCAGTCCTGGAGGTTAAGGTCCTAGTCCCAAATACTCCCAGCTCTCTTCTACTAGCAGAGAGCTTTCAGGGAGGTTGTTGACCCTCCTCTTGCTTCCCAGTGAGAAAAAATAACAACTGAGAGAACAGTCTGTGTTAGTGTAAGTACACATGgttgtattttaaatgaatgttCCCAGACAGCAGCTTATGTAAACTTGAGGAGACAGTGTACTGCTGCTGTGATGGATGTTCATTGGCAGCTTTTGGAAGAACAGTGCAAATGTCAGTGAGACAACAGTTTTCCTAAGTGCTGATTAGTTTCTACTCTCCTGCATAACTTGCTGACAGAGAAACCTAGGTTTGGGAAATGCAATTGAAGAGTGTGGTTTACGGTACATTTGTAGCCACAGTTGGGAGCCATTTCAAGATTGGATTAGGTTGTCAGTTTGGAAAGTCCATAATCACTTCTGAACTTCCTAGATCTCACCCCCCAACACAAGTATTTCCAGAATATCATTCTTTCTATGGACCTATATGAATTTGTAGCAAACCACCATTGCTGGTTAATGAATGGTCAGTTCACAGTAGGGTGTCAAACTGACATCTTGAAACATTCTCCTTATTTTAGACCTTACA
The nucleotide sequence above comes from Heliangelus exortis chromosome 6, bHelExo1.hap1, whole genome shotgun sequence. Encoded proteins:
- the VWC2L gene encoding von Willebrand factor C domain-containing protein 2-like isoform X1: MEKLRRGMALHIHEAWILLFVIPALVTPAAINHEDYPADEGDQTSSNDNLIFDDYRGKGCVDDSGFVYKLGERFFPGHSNCPCVCTEDGPVCDQPECPKIHPKCTKVEHNGCCPECKEVRNFCEYHGKNYKILEEFKPSPCEWCRCEPSNEVHCVVADCAVPECVNPVYEPEQCCPVCKNGPNCFAGTTIIPAGIEVKVDDCNICHCHNGDWWKPAQCSKRECQGKQAL
- the VWC2L gene encoding von Willebrand factor C domain-containing protein 2-like isoform X2, translating into MEKLRRGMALHIHEAWILLFVIPALVTPAAINHEDYPADEGDQTSSNDNLIFDDYRGKGCVDDSGFVYKLGERFFPGHSNCPCVCTEDGPVCDQPECPKIHPKCTKVEHNGCCPECKEVRNFCEYHGKNYKILEEFKPSPCEWCRCEPSNEVHCVVADCAVPECVNPVYEPEQCCPVCKNGIPEMARF
- the VWC2L gene encoding von Willebrand factor C domain-containing protein 2-like isoform X3, which encodes MEKLRRGMALHIHEAWILLFVIPALVTPAAINHEDYPADEGDQTSSNDNLIFDDYRGKGCVDDSGFVYKLGERFFPGHSNCPCVCTEDGPVCDQPECPKIHPKCTKVEHNGCCPECKEVRNFCEYHGKNYKILEEFKAPTALQEPR